One Ailuropoda melanoleuca isolate Jingjing unplaced genomic scaffold, ASM200744v2 unplaced-scaffold7541, whole genome shotgun sequence genomic window, ATTACAGCAGGGACCTCACAGAAGAAATGGTGGATCTCGCGGGATCTGCAGAAGGAGAAGGTCATGGTGACGGGTGTGAGTATAAACCCATCCACAGATCCCAGAAACCAGGAGGAAGACACCAAGAGGAGGCACACTCTATGGTCCATGAGGACAGGATAACGGAGTGGatggcagatggccacatagcggtcataggccatggcaGCTAGAAGGAAAAATTCTGAACCTACTAATGTCAAATAGAGAAATATTTGGATCCCACATTTGGGGGCTGAGATCTTATTCACCCCCATGACCTGGTCCATAAGCATCTTAGGCACAGTGACAGAAATGTACATTACATCCATGAGAGACACTGAATgataaaaaagtacatggggtTATGGAGGTGAACATGACAGTGTATCAGAAGGATCAGGATGGTGTTTCCAGACAAGGCCATCAGGGAAACCACAAAAATGACCAAACAAAGGAGAGGTGGGTGCTTGAATTGACTGAAGAGTCCCACTAGGTTAAAATCTGATTGTCCAGTATGGTTGGACACCCACGTTGTGTTCTCCATTGCATTTTACCTGGTGCACCAAGGAGAGCTGTGGAGTTAATAGATCATTCCTGGAATATGAGCACCTGAAATGAATGTTTAGTGAActtgag contains:
- the LOC100467381 gene encoding LOW QUALITY PROTEIN: olfactory receptor 2T29 (The sequence of the model RefSeq protein was modified relative to this genomic sequence to represent the inferred CDS: inserted 1 base in 1 codon), producing MENTTWVSNHTGQSDFNLVGLFSQFKHPPLLCLVIFVVSLMALSGNTILILLIHCHVHLHNPMYFFIIQXSLMDVMYISVTVPKMLMDQVMGVNKISAPKCGIQIFLYLTLVGSEFFLLAAMAYDRYVAICHPLRYPVLMDHRVCLLLVSSSWFLGSVDGFILTPVTMTFSFCRSREIHHFFCEVPAVMKLSCSDTSLYETLMYLCCVLMLLIPVTIISSSYSFILFTIHMMNSAEGQKKAFATCSSHMMVVILFYGTSIYTYMLPTSFHSPEKDMIVSVFYTIFTPVLNPLIYSLRNKDVTRALKKLLNVGSVFQETIK